The sequence below is a genomic window from Monodelphis domestica isolate mMonDom1 chromosome 2, mMonDom1.pri, whole genome shotgun sequence.
GATCTGTCTTATTTTCtgcctctcctcctttcccttcctcccagctGTAATAGCTGTTAGAGGCCCACTGGGGCCAAAAACTTAAGCAACCAGGCAATCTAATTGAATAATACTGGAAATGTTTTTGTAAATTTACAGAAAGTCGGTTAGGTTCCTTTGAGTGATAGCTGTAAACAACTTGCTTTCCCAATTTGATCTTTCCTTTTTGGAATGTAAGGAATAGACACCCGTTTTCATGGAGAATTGCCTCTTTTaaactaaaaaggaaatatgaatgaatttatttttaaaacaaaacttaaTGTTTGATTTATGAAAAATTTTCTGTAAATTCATTCAGCGTTTATCCCAAAGAAGAAGGAACATAAATTAAACCCTGAGATTAGAGAAATTGGTAAAGGAGATTGAATCTTGAGGCTCACCAAAATAGAATGATTATGTGTGTCCACATTGTTTAGTGTAGTAAATTTTTGTCAGGATTTGCTGTAGTTGACAAATTTAAGTGCTTTGTTAAAAGAAACACAATCCGTTTTATGTTTATCTTTGTTAATGCCTCGAtgattttaacctttttttccctaaagacATTAACCTAGATAAGCTATTTCATGTAGAGATAATTAATAACATggtcttttttgcctttttagacTTGTTTGGTTTGATCCTAAAATTTTCTTCCCCTACCATTTCTTATTGCAGAGACTACTTGTTATAATGGCTGCCATTTATTCTGGTATATCCCTTAAACTAAAAAGTAGCAAAACTGCTTGGGAAGACAAACTGAAATTGGCTCACTTTGCATGGATTTCTCATCAGTGCTTTCTTccaaataaagaacaagtaagtCTAAACTGAGAgctatactttatttttaaaccctttcattCAGCTTTCAATGATGGAGAAAAAAGCTCCAAggaattttttcttcatattttcaaaGCTGAGTTATGAAAGGCAGATTTTTCTCTAACAGATAAATTTGAGCTTAACTAAACATTgacttaaaaaagttttaaatttcttaaattttattccaTATTATTATCACTTTTTTCTCTGGTGAAATAGAGCTCTTTTCACAAAACTAACTCCCTTCAAATTTAGGTGTTACTTGACTGGGCAAGACACAGTCTAGTTACatattacaagaaaaaaattgaactaaaGGAAGACATTGTTGAAAGACTTTGGATCTACCTAGATAACATCCTGCACAGCAGAAAATTACAGAATCTCATCAAGAATGGGAAGACAATCAACCTTCATTTTTCTCTAGCCAAGGTAATTTCACTTATTCATGTTATCCCAGAAATGATTTTCATTTCCCCCAGCACTCAGCTGCTAATATCTCATTTCTCATAGTGTGAAATGATTTTCTGTTTGAAAGTTAaacaataagcattgattaagtattttaagtatttaaaatgtCAGACACTGCTAAGCCAAGCTTTGGGGAAACAGACATGGAAAAACAGCCCTTTCTTACAAGGAGTTTACATTGTAAAGTGGGAAacaatttgtgaaaaataaataCCTATATACAAGatacagagtagatagaagaTAAAAGATTAAGTTTAAGAGCTAAACCCTCTGGGTTATGATCCTCATAAATGGTTAAAGTTTAAGGAAATACAGCCCTCACATCATCTaaacacttcattttacagagaaggaaaatgaagtccATAGAGATGTAATGACTTGCATGAGGTGGTCTCGTTAGTGCACACAACATCGTGCCTGGAGTAGGGGATGATTTGAGTACATATCCAGCCTCAAAACACCAGCTATGTAATCcagggcaagtcatataactgctgcttgcttcagttttctcatctgtaaaatgagaataataatagcatttccttcccaggattgttatgagggtgaactgagataattgtaaagcactttgcaaaccgtAACATGCTATTTGGAAATACTAGTTGTTGTTAAGAAACTCAAATATTTAATAGCAAAACTGGGACTATAACCCAGCTCTCCTGATTGTATCTCTAGTACTTTGTCCATGCCACCCTACTGTCTTCCTTTTGACTCATTATTTAACTTCAAGgttgaatatttcatttttttctacttgaaTAACGAACCTGATATTTCTATACGCTACTCCCAGATACTTTGAGACCTTTTCAGGTCACCCCGCCCTGGGCAATgccaccaattttttttttaaatccttctgtcttagaatttcttggttttaaggcagaagagcaataaaaactaggcaattgggattaagtgactttcccagggtcacacagttcggaagtatccgaggccagatttgaacccagacctcttgtctccaggcctgactctctattggGCCATCTACCTGCCTTCCACTGGTTTGTTTTATAAAGAGCCTTTTGTTTATTATGCTCTGCCAAGGGCAGGACCAATAATTGCAGAAATCTCTGGTGGATAGGCATGGGACAGCATAGGCCTGTAaaagcaaacctatggcatgggtgccaaagatggcatacggAGACCTCTCCATGGGCATGTGTACCTTCTCCAccgagttagttactagaaaggcagagggacttgggtggagttGTACCCTTCCCCCTTTCTAATGTGCCTCCTTGCCTCTGCCCAGCAGTGCAAAGGAAGCTCTTATTCTCTACTGAGTGGAGTGCTTGGAacactctcctccctttctctcccctctgtctgggataaggtggcTGGGGAAAAGAGGGTAGGTATGGCACTCAGTGTCTTGGAGGGGGTAAggcatgcagtctctaaaaggttcaccatcactcgCATAGGCTCAAGATAGAAGGGAAGTGGATCAAATCCTGACACTTGAAGAAAAGAGAAGTTGGCAAAGGCCAAACTGGATGTAGTTTTGCTAACATCAAAAACATAAATTAGCTTGTGGAAATTCCTTGGAGTGACTTTGGGGCATTGTGATAAGAAAAAGTTCTTTACCTATGCTTTAGACTTTGGTTTAGCAACAGTGCTATGCTTAGTTTAGATGTGATCTTAAAAATGCTTTGAAGAAAAGGTCTACTCTGTATAAAATGATTTAGGTGGCCACCAGAATGGCTTCACATTATCTTCATGTTGTATTTCCATGCCATGCTACTGGGGGCAGtgccaatgtttttttttttaatttttactttttctctcatCTTCAGATCCTAAATGAAAGAATAGCCGAGTTTTCTGCTTCAGGTGCTCAAAGAAATGTGTGTGCTGTGCTGAGCTGCTGCCAGGGCATTCTCTCCATACCTGCTCTTGCCATCATTTACACAGCCAAGCATGAGCTGATGCTGGAATTACTGAACGAGCTGTGCTGGCTGGCATGTAGACATCCAGAAGGAACTTTTATATCCCAGTTGTTTGAAGTCCTCCACCTGGCTTTTAGTCATTATCTCCTTATCCAGCGTCAGCAGGTCAATCCAAACCGCGTGTTTGGGGAAGTGATTGGACACTTATTCCAGCCATGCCTTATCTTAAGGCACTTGATTTCTGTTGGTACATGGTCACAATGTGACCAAGGTCGTGTGCGGCAGTACCTGAGCAGGGAAGTTCGGAATCAGATTGAGTTGGTTATTCAAGGTGGGATCTTTCAGCCTGAGTTGCTGTCCTCTTACAAAGAGGAACTTCTATTGCAAGAGCAGTGCAGGGACAAGAAGAAAGAGACTATTAAAACTATCCTGACACCCACCAACACCATGATCAACAGACTAGTTGATGTTGGCTCCTGTGAGCCATCTCTCCATATAGCTGTTGTGGCTAACTCAGTGTCCTTGCTATATAAACTCTTTCTGGAGTCTTATTCTAAGGAAGAAAATCAACTCATCTGCTTCCATTTACTCCCTAAGCTTTTTGGCTGCCTGAGGATTTCATGCCTGCCAGAAGAGCAGGTAGAGGCTCTTTCTCTCCCAGACTGGACCAATGAACTTTTGGTCATTGAACAACTCCTGAATTTGGTGGCTAACAACAATATCTACAATGTGGCTGCTGACAGGATCCGGCACAAAGAGATCCAGTTCCAGTTTTACCGCCAACTTGCTGAACTCTTGATAAAACATTCACAGGCCTCTGTACCAGCTTGGTTCCGATGTCTCAAGACCTTGATTTCCTTGAACCATCTGATTGTGGAGCCAGATCTGGATGACTTAGTTGCCTCAGCTTGGATCGATGCAGAAGTAACTGAGCCTCGAACCAGGAAATCTCAGGAAGCTCTCATCAATGCACTGTTCCAGACTTATGCTAAACTCAGACAGGTGCCTCGGTTGTTTGAAGAAGTTTTGGCTGTGATCTGTCGGCCAGCTGCTGAGCATCTGAGGCAACCTGTTTTGACTTTGAACCTGACAATAGTGCTTCGGGATTGTCTCATGGAGTTGCCTCCAAATCAGATCCTGGATACTTGGTCCCTTCTGTTAGAAAAATGCCAGGCATTAGTGCTACCTTATGTGAAGGATGATTCTGACATGGCCCTCAAGTTGCTATCTCTGAGTTTATTGCTGCATGGTATCTTATTTAGCATGAAATGTTTGGATAGTGGCACTCCATTACCTGTTGTCAAGTGCACTCAGcgagtgatggagaaaatgcttcAAGAGATCATTCAACCAATGCTTGACCTTCTAAACAATTACCAGGTCCAGACTTCAAAGCTTGATTTGTGGCTAGAGAAGGTCAGGGATTCTGCACTCCTGCTATCCTATACATGGGCAGAAATTGACACTATGCTTAGTTTGAACTGCAGGCAATATGTCCCTGTAGTGGGGGCTCCTACAGGCACCTCCACCGAGAGACTGAGCCTCTCTTCATTCCTTGCAGGTCTCAATATGGAACAGTGGGAAAAACTACAAGAACTTACAGATCATTTTGATTTCACTAGCAGATATTGCTTAGAGCTGCTATATATgcagaaaatgaaaagaacattaatgCAAATGACTTTTCAATCTGAAATGGATCTCCAAACTCTAAGGGACGATGCTGCTTTTATCCTCTGTTCTGGCAAAAAAAGCATGAGACGAGGGGAGATATCTATGTGGAATCACCAAATAGGGACATTGAATGCTTCCTCTTACCCAGTCGCTCACTGGCACTTGATTGTGTCAAATCTTACAATTCTTATTTCCTATCTCTCTTTAGATGATGTGACATATATAGCCAACATACTGCTTAGGACTTTGCCCACCACTAAAGCCCATGCTAATTCAGCAGATGAAGAATCATCTCTCACAATTGGACAAGTGTCCCAAGCTTTGTTTCACAGTCCTCTTTTCCCAGAAATGCAGTCCCTCCACTCTGCTTTCTTGAGCTGTGTAATTGAAAGGTGcactaaaattctattttctggCAACCATAATGACAAGAAATCCCTAAGTCAACAGCTACCATGGCTTTTTGAAAAGGATCACATAATCATAACTCAGTGGCAAATCAAATCTGAAAAAGATGGAACTGAACCTTTGGAATCAAAGGAAGAAGTTGCTCAGAACTTACTAACATTAGCAAAGGCAGATATCCCTATTATTTTGAATGGAGACCAACTGGAAAGAATCATGGATATActggaatttttttctgttttaaaactgGACTCTCTCTTGCCATCATACCACgtacattgttttcttctgttaCTCTCTATGGCAACAAACACCAAAGCTGATAGCTCTCGCTCTGTAACACAGAGTCTCAAATTTCTAATGACTTGTTACCAACTTCTTGATTATTTGCAAAGAGGCAAAAATGCCCgtttaatgtttaaaataatgtATGCTAGTGATATATTTGAGGTCATATTAACTTCACTGTTTAATGTGGGCAAGAGATTTGTTATTGATGTGGACACACCTTCCTGGTTGGAATTTCTCCAGGTAGTAGGGACtttcttagaacatttttttgaGGTGACAATTCAGTTAAAGCTGAGCCTGGTCCTCAATTTTGAGAAAATCTTATCATTTCTCTCAAGCAGCACAACACACACAGAAAAAACTTCAGAAAAGTGGTTAGAAAACCTAGACTTCCCAAGCAGGCAACTTCTTTTGGTGTCTTTAACTAAATTGTGCCAGATTTTGAGTCATTATGTTGAGCAGAAGAAGTTCTCAAGTAGGCTACCTGATTTGTTGCAGGAAGCCATTCTCTATACTGGAGTATTTATCCAGCATTGCTCTGAGGACAGTGCCAAAAATTGGCTCCTTCCTTCAGTCTTGATTTCATCTGTCACTACTCTCCTTGAAGTTGAACTGAGCCATCAGTCAAGAGTCAGAGATGCAACATGTTCAGAAACCAATGATAGCATACtgctttcccatactgttttgtATAGGAAAGTTTATTCTCAGATATTGACAGAATTGCCTAGTCTGGCAGCAAATGTCCAATCATTCAAGTTAGCCTTGCAGTTTTTAACATTGTTCTCCTTGACTGCAGAGTTGCATCCTAGTGAGGATACAGTTTTCATTTCCATATTTCATTCCATAAAAAGAGTACTTGCTggtatgttgtttttttcttcagctaATTTTGTATTACATACTATGATTATTGAAAAAAATGCTTCTGTGGCTCTTGCATGTTTAAAATTTAACTGTATAGTTTTGGACCtattctctttgtttattttattttatttttaaattttatttattttaatttttaaaatttaaaatttaaaaaaaattttttaatttggtcaatttcaaacattattccttggttacaagaatcattttctattcctccttcccctcccccagcactcccatagccaacgcgcagtttcactgggtatcgcatgtgttcttgatcagaacccattttcatgttgttggtatttgcactaggatgttcatttagagtctatatcctcaatcatatccccttcgacccatgtcactaagcagttgtttttctttagtgttttttctctggaggtggatagtgtttttttctcctgtaatcctcagagttgttcaggatcaatgcattaccaccaatggaggagtccattacattcaattgtaccacagtgtatcagtctctgtgtataatgttttcctggttctgctcctctcgctctgcatcacttcctggaggttgttccagtctccatggaattcctccactttattatccctttgagcacaatagtattccatcaccaacatataccacaatttgttcagcctttcctcaattgacgggcatcccctcatttaccaattttttgccaccacaaagagcgcagctatgaatattcttttacatgtatttttccttattatctctttggggtacaaacccagcagtgctatggctgggtcaaaaggcagacagtcttttagtgccatttcggcatagttccaaattaccccccaaaatggttggatcaattcacaaatacaccagcaatgaattaatgtccccactttgccacatcccctccagcattcattactttccatagctgttatgatagccaatctgctatgtgtgaagtgatacctcagagttgttttgatttgcatctctctgattataagagatttagagcactttttcatatgcttattaatatttttgatttctttgactaaaaattgcctattcatgtcccttgcccatttatcaattggagaatggcttgatttttttgtacaattgatttagctttttgtaagtttgaataattaaacttttgtcagaggtttttatgaagatagtttcccaatttgttgcttcccttctgattttagttacattggttttgtttatacaaaaactttttaatttggtgtagtcaaaattattttacattttgtgactctttctaagtcttgcttggttttaaaatctttcccttcccaaaggtctgacatgtatactattctgtgttcgcctaatttacttatagtttctttctttatgttcaagtcattcacccattctgaatttatcttgttgtagggtgtgaggtgttgatccaaacctaatctctcccacactgtcttctaattttcccagcagtttttatcaaatagtggatttttgtccaaaaagctgaggtctttgggtttgtcatagactgtcttgctgaggtcatttactccaagtctattccactgatcctcctttctgtctcttagccagtaccaaattgttttgatgaccactgctttatgatatagtttgagatctgggactgcaaggccacctttctttgcattttttttcatgatttccctggatatccttgatcttttgttcttccaaatgaactttgttatggtttttttctaattcagtaaagaagttttttggtagttcaatgggtacggcactaaataagtaaattaatttgggtaggatggtcatttttattatgttagctcgtcccacccatgagcaatcaatgtttttccaattgtttagatctagttttaactgtgtggagagtgttttgtagttgtgttcataaagttcctatgtttgtctcggcagatagattcccaagtattttatattgtctaggatgattttaaatggaatttctctttctaattcttgctgctgaaatgggttagagatatatagaaatgctgatgacttgtgcggGTTTATTATgcatcctgcaaccttgctaaagttgttgattatttcaagtaattttttggttgattctctaggattctttaaaccATCATCATAtgatctgcaaagaatgatagcttgttctcctcgttgccaattttaataacttcaatttcttttttttctctaattgctactgctagtgtttctagtacaatgttaaataatagaggtgataatgggcatccttgttttactcctgaccttattgggaaggcttctagtttatccccattgcagatgatgtttgctgatggttttagatatatactgtttattatttttaggaaaggcccttctattcctatgctttctagtgttttcaataggaatgggtgttgtattttatcaaaggctttttctgcatctattgagataatcatgtgatttttgtcagtttgcttgttaatatggtaattatttggatggttttcctaatattgaaccatccttgcattcctggtatgaatccttcctggtcatagtggataacccttttgatgacttgctggaatctttttagtggtatcttatttaagatttttgcatctatattcattagggagattggtctatagttttcttctctgtttttgtcctgcctggctttgggattggtactatgtttgtgtcgtaaaatgaatttggtagaactccttggcttattctgtcaaataatattgggattagttgttctttgaatgtttgatagaattcatttgtgaatctatctggacctggggatttttttcttagggagttctctgatggcttgttcaatttcttttagtgatatggggttgtttaggtagtctatttcttcctcttttagtctaggcaatttttataagtattcatccatatcacctagattgccatatttgttgccatataattgggcatagtagtttttaatgattgccttaatttcctcttcattagaggtgaggtctcttttttcatttttggatattgtcaatttgtttttctttcctttttttaattagactgactagtactttgtctattttatttgttttttcaaagtaccagcttctagttgtatttattaaatcaatagttctttgactttcaattttttaaatttctcctttgagttttagcatctctaatttagtcttcatctgaggatttttaatttgtttgctagtatagttttactatctgtttcctccttcaattctcctagtttctccataagaaatttgggtgctctaccatttggtgcatacatgttgattagtgatatttcctcattgtctctactcccttttatcaggatgtatttatcttccctatcccttttaatcaggtctatttttgctttggctttgacagatatcatgattgcaactcctgccttctttctgtcagttgaggcccaataggtcttactccaacctttaattctgatcttgtgagtatctacccacctcaggtgtgtttcttgtagataacatatggtaggattttggatctTATTCATATAcgtttttatgggtgagttcatcccattcacattcaaagttatgattgtcacttctgaattccctagcattttgatatcctgccctagttctgacctttcttcttttgctatatccttttaaaccagtggtttacttttagtcagttcccctaatcccctccgttgatatacttccctttctagcccttccttttttgttcccttcatgtttttttttttgttttgtttttagggtctgttaatttccctccctcctctccttccctccctttttgtactccctctccacTGCCCcacttagttttaccttctcccttaccctgttgggtaagatagaattcaagatcccaatggatctagatgctcttccctctcagatttgattttactgagagtaaggtttaagtattatctattagaactctcttcctctcccttttataAGAgtactcttcccctccccttcccatgtgtatctttgtgtgaaaaagattattatatttattttatttctgtttcttcaagtatctcttggtaccaccATCGatccccccccaccctttttcttttttttatatcatcttaatgccccaatctttccctatgaatgattcttctaattactctaataataatacaatttttgagagttacatataacattttcccatatattaatataatttgatctaattgtagcccttatagaagagagtttgaattaaaaaaaacatttttctccttttccctttctttcatatttaccttttcatgtttctcttattctttgtgtttggatatcaaactttccactgagttctggtcttttctttacaaatacttggaaatcttctattttgttgaatgcccatactttctcctggaagtatatagtcagttttgatggataggtgattcttagttgaagacccagttctcttgcctttctgaatattgtgttccaggccttgggGTCCTTTCGTATGGAAGCTGATAGGTCTTATGTGATcatgattggtgctccttgatatctgaattatttctttttggcttcttgtagaattttctccttagcttgaaagctttggaatttggcaattacatttctgggagttgtcttttggggatttagtatagagggtgttctatgaactctttcaatgtctattttgccctcttgctcaagaacttcagggcaattttcttgaatgatttcttgtagtatggtgtcaagatgacttccggttaagatggcggcttagagaaagctaaagctcagatctcctgaaaacccttcccgaccgatctcaaacgataagctcctaaggcgcggaaattcaaaacgatcaacagcacagaccctgggaaccctcctcctggacctggacccagttcaaaaggtacggctccccttaaaagccagaacccgagatcactcggacctcaggggtaggagcgcagagtccaaggctcccggaagccgcagcccggccgggctcagagagcagaaccctcagggccttctacagtcccggtgaaagttactgcctggggcttccgctgcagagagctggtcgaaacaacagcaaccctcagggcgggcaagacagcctcacaggctggatcctgctatccaagtctcagtgaaagtccttgcccggagcttgggaaagctgcagcccatccccccgcaggccgacgaaacagcctcacggccagcgattctgaaggcaacttccggaaagcgagccggggggagagtgtggcctcgtggtccgacccttccattccagttccagtgaggcatattcagtttaacccagggaaagctcatagaactatctgcccaggactaaagcctctgaacaccagaaagagacaagaaaaactaatcctccacattcagaaatggcaaactccacagaaccacagaagccccaaaataccaagaaaaataagaagaaaggggcgactttggacacattctatggagccaaaatacaaaatacagagcagacagaagataatataaaagaaaatgctccaaaaccttccaaagtatggtgtcaagatttctgtttatttctgttttttcaggtagaccaatgattctcaaattgtctctacttcctgttttccttatctgtcaccttgtcagtgagatattttatgttttcttctaatttgccagtcttttgactttgctttattaattcttgctgttttgcaagatcattgtcttctagttgtctaattctagtctttaaagactgggtttccttttcaatttggtctgccctgctttttgtggcttccagttgtttctccaattgggagttcttgtctctcAGACTGTCGatctctctttgaattatttcccatttttcttgccagaaggcttccatcttttgaataagttccaatttgaattcttccagagcttgtggacaatttccatttttttgtaaaggctttgattttgtttgaatttcatcctctttttcctctgtagcctgggttttccctccataaaaattttcaagagtcaatgtcttctgtttttcttggaggctgtCTGTTGGTCCTGGGCAGAATGGGCCATCTCTAtcatggtttttccttccctttttagtcagaaatctgagtgagatgggtagtttctctgtttatggagttaaggagcaaggcttttgcctgaggcaagctcttgcaTCTCTGCAGCTGTTGTTTGCTAGAGCGCCTCTGGTTGGCGCTCTCCAGTGTACAGAGGTTTCCTGTGTAACTGCTTTCAGGGTTAGATCCCCAGCAATcctagtcagcttccaaggacctagaggtgccccttgctcactctataGGTGTCTTTCACTCACTCGCTGTTTCTGGTGTGCActggttctgactctggctccttaggtgacgtgggggagggtagattagCTCACGTTTCAGTGCGAGCTTTTTCTCctcatagtgtggaaatgctcaaaccccatgtaccttcaatgctgagccctacttTAGAGTACCTCTGTTCTTTTGaagatggtttttatgttcttttgaggtaatctatttcattgggtgctggggagaggaagtgactcgcgtctagactgctgccatgcttacccgcAAATCTACTCTCTTTGTTACCTTAATGGCTGACCATTCATCCACCTCTTATTAAACTGGATGAAACAATTTAGTTGTTTCATTTCCCTAGTGATAATGGCTCTTTCTTTCCTCAGACTCTTCTGAGCAAAGACAAGTTTGCATTGGATCTT
It includes:
- the URB2 gene encoding unhealthy ribosome biogenesis protein 2 homolog — translated: MAAIYSGISLKLKSSKTAWEDKLKLAHFAWISHQCFLPNKEQVLLDWARHSLVTYYKKKIELKEDIVERLWIYLDNILHSRKLQNLIKNGKTINLHFSLAKILNERIAEFSASGAQRNVCAVLSCCQGILSIPALAIIYTAKHELMLELLNELCWLACRHPEGTFISQLFEVLHLAFSHYLLIQRQQVNPNRVFGEVIGHLFQPCLILRHLISVGTWSQCDQGRVRQYLSREVRNQIELVIQGGIFQPELLSSYKEELLLQEQCRDKKKETIKTILTPTNTMINRLVDVGSCEPSLHIAVVANSVSLLYKLFLESYSKEENQLICFHLLPKLFGCLRISCLPEEQVEALSLPDWTNELLVIEQLLNLVANNNIYNVAADRIRHKEIQFQFYRQLAELLIKHSQASVPAWFRCLKTLISLNHLIVEPDLDDLVASAWIDAEVTEPRTRKSQEALINALFQTYAKLRQVPRLFEEVLAVICRPAAEHLRQPVLTLNLTIVLRDCLMELPPNQILDTWSLLLEKCQALVLPYVKDDSDMALKLLSLSLLLHGILFSMKCLDSGTPLPVVKCTQRVMEKMLQEIIQPMLDLLNNYQVQTSKLDLWLEKVRDSALLLSYTWAEIDTMLSLNCRQYVPVVGAPTGTSTERLSLSSFLAGLNMEQWEKLQELTDHFDFTSRYCLELLYMQKMKRTLMQMTFQSEMDLQTLRDDAAFILCSGKKSMRRGEISMWNHQIGTLNASSYPVAHWHLIVSNLTILISYLSLDDVTYIANILLRTLPTTKAHANSADEESSLTIGQVSQALFHSPLFPEMQSLHSAFLSCVIERCTKILFSGNHNDKKSLSQQLPWLFEKDHIIITQWQIKSEKDGTEPLESKEEVAQNLLTLAKADIPIILNGDQLERIMDILEFFSVLKLDSLLPSYHVHCFLLLLSMATNTKADSSRSVTQSLKFLMTCYQLLDYLQRGKNARLMFKIMYASDIFEVILTSLFNVGKRFVIDVDTPSWLEFLQVVGTFLEHFFEVTIQLKLSLVLNFEKILSFLSSSTTHTEKTSEKWLENLDFPSRQLLLVSLTKLCQILSHYVEQKKFSSRLPDLLQEAILYTGVFIQHCSEDSAKNWLLPSVLISSVTTLLEVELSHQSRVRDATCSETNDSILLSHTVLYRKVYSQILTELPSLAANVQSFKLALQFLTLFSLTAELHPSEDTVFISIFHSIKRVLADPGIQVNQDVEPHMVTLFNQLLVEGTAEEFQMIMQHILQGLEISNIWRPNINDILSAIKLIKLLLKCPSNGEKIRSFWVVCPQIISALSFQNKEACQDQSLLLTVVVPILDTVASLLRQGENIIKNPHHVSLAFSILLAVPLDHLKPQEYSSIFLGIHEVLFSILQCHSKVMLKALPSFLNSFYRLVFSIMHEGRQKDRGNVEDLTVVLECARLVERMYSHIAAKSEDFTMFSSFMVAQYVNELQKVTLYPAVKNLLKEGIYLILDLCIERDIHFLRTSLQPGVREVFKELYNDYIKYHKNKNRGEEKYTA